In the Arachis ipaensis cultivar K30076 chromosome B10, Araip1.1, whole genome shotgun sequence genome, one interval contains:
- the LOC107623974 gene encoding protein Iojap-related, mitochondrial, whose product MWAALQARASVSSWWLSSRQWKLAFSSSSSAVDAVGKCTLDLHEIEKVLMDVKADDVKVIPSPKHCDWADFMVLATGRSTWHVKNIAQALIYQAKQKQKGADRMMLPSVEGQAGGKWIVIDSGKVIVHALDEKARAYYNLEGLWTSPERLRNEPIEDLHLQNALVKIRRKNNSKKPAQRNA is encoded by the exons ATGTGGGCAGCCCTACAAGCTCGAGCATCGGTTTCGTCCTGGTGGCTTTCTTCACGGCAATGGAAGCTAGCattttcatcttcctcttctGCCGTTGATGCCGTTGGAAAATGCACCCTTGATCTTCACGAGATTGAGAAGGTTCTAATGGATGTTAAAGCTGACGACGTTAAGGTTATACCGTCTCCCAAGCACTGTGATTGGGCTGATTTCATGGTTCTAGCAACCGGCAGGTCCACGTGGCATGTCAAGAACATTGCTCAAGCTCTAATTTACCAG GCTAAGCAGAAGCAAAAAGGTGCAGACCGAATGATGCTACCTAGTGTGGAAGGTCAAGCAGGAGGAAAGTGGATTGTAATTGACTCTG GTAAAGTGATAGTTCATGCACTTGATGAAAAGGCTAGAGCTTACTACAATTTGGAAGGACTTTGGACAAGCCCAGAGAGATTGCGAAACGAACCTATTGAG GATTTACATTTACAAAATGCTTTGGTGAAGATTCGCCGGAAAAATAACTCGAAGAAACCTGCACAAAGGAATGCTTAA